From SAR202 cluster bacterium:
CCACAGCTATTCATATAACCGCAGCTGCGGTTATATCCCATTCATTAATCCCTGCTTTAGAAAAATTATCTATTGTCTTGAAAGAAAAAAGTATAGAATTTTTCGATATTATAAAAACAGGAAGAACTCACTTGCAAGATGCAACTCCGATACGTTTAGGACAAGAATTTGATGGATATGCAGGACAAGCAGACAGATCGATAAAACGATTACAACATGCTTTATCAGAATTATGCGAAGTAGCTATAGGAGGAACAGCAGTTGGTACAGGAGTAAACACTCATCCAGAATTTGCTAGTTTAATAACTCAAAAGCTCAGTAAGTATTTAAATTTAGATATCCGTGAAACGAGTAATCATTTTCAGTCACAAAGTACTCTGGATAATATGGTTGAAGCAAGTGGAGTTACTAAAACTATTGCAGTTAGTTTATTGAAAATTGCAAATGATATACGTTGGTTAGGTTCTGGGCCAAGAGCAGGGTTTGCTGAAATTGCTTTACCAGAAGTACAACCTGGTAGTTCTATTATGCCTGGAAAAGTGAATCCAGTTATTCCTGAGTCTGTTTGTCAGGTTGCTGCTCAAGTTATTGGGAATGATACATCCGTAACTATTGCTGGTCAGTCTGGAAACTTTGAAATAAATGTGATGATGCCAGTTGCTGCGTATAATTTAATTCAATCTGTTACTTTATTAGCTTCAGTTATTGATAATTTTGTCGAGCAATGTCTACGAGGTATTAAAGCAACATCTGCAGGTCCTGATATGGTTGAAAAGGGTTTGGCAATATGCACAGGATTAGTACCTAGAATT
This genomic window contains:
- a CDS encoding class II fumarate hydratase; its protein translation is MSDKKRIERDSMGEMEVNADAYYGASTQRAVLNFPISTLRFSKEFNGNLALIKKVAAETNIELGLLDEKLGKAIISSADEVIEGKFEDHFVVDIFQTGSGTSTNMNANEVIANRSAEILGAERGSRGLVHPNDHVNMGQSSNDVIPTAIHITAAAVISHSLIPALEKLSIVLKEKSIEFFDIIKTGRTHLQDATPIRLGQEFDGYAGQADRSIKRLQHALSELCEVAIGGTAVGTGVNTHPEFASLITQKLSKYLNLDIRETSNHFQSQSTLDNMVEASGVTKTIAVSLLKIANDIRWLGSGPRAGFAEIALPEVQPGSSIMPGKVNPVIPESVCQVAAQVIGNDTSVTIAGQSGNFEINVMMPVAAYNLIQSVTLLASVIDNFVEQCLRGIKATSAGPDMVEKGLAICTGLVPRIGYDASANIAKEAEKTGKTVREVAKEQTDLTDEELQELLDPFKMTEPGITGAPSGG